The following proteins come from a genomic window of Bactrocera tryoni isolate S06 chromosome 1, CSIRO_BtryS06_freeze2, whole genome shotgun sequence:
- the LOC120782485 gene encoding neither inactivation nor afterpotential protein G isoform X1 has protein sequence MHFQRMYRKLFREKYTYIHIKVLFLGAIAIAFLAFLWFAFVSLFGDNTPNELNPQAGYAFDYIVVGAGTAGSVVASLLAKHSPTSTVLLIEAGDSFGLLSKIPLLTTFQQKGLNDWGFVSEPQVYSSRGLGEQRQYLPRGKGLGGSAMLNYMLHFDGEPRDFERWSSRHNLTDWRWKDIRPFLTAVRTQTHSLFEIPTDYSKITQALYNFKKESSKKNWRFRRARYTIKNGLRHNVFHQFLQPSLARRNLFTLTNAYLKRLNLVYIDEEKSEVQTILVGVMDKKNHEEYVFSIDVECEVILCAGAYQSPQILLASGIGDASLFEALDMRQQLQLPLVGENLHDHLNLPLFVSIDTVGPTLNQRALLNPLQILNYLVNGYGHLGNFGVLGHIDSNYEDSFGLTFFGVGAVDESALMSISNFKQEYFRALFPRYHNTSQEGFVLISTCLQPKSRGTVSISMPNTRWKPIIDPNYLREAGDIDCTIRAIRAAVEVVKSASFASLNPRIHWPKFDECKKYGPTERDFVENMPTDRYLECVMRYVGLGSHHPGGTCVMGTSANNSVVDSKFKVHGVENLRVIDASVLPTPISGNPNSIIIGMAIRGATIILQKEKIKKK, from the exons atgcattttcagCGTATGTACAGAAAATTGTTCAGagaaaaatatacttacatacatatca AAGTCTTGTTCCTCGGTGCCATTGCCATCgcctttttggcttttttgtggTTTGCATTTGTTTCGTTGTTTGGCGATAACACACCAAATGAGCTAAACCCTCAAGCGGGCTATGCTTTCGACTACATAGTGG ttggtGCTGGCACAGCAGGTTCAGTGGTGGCTTCCTTGCTCGCCAAGCATAGTCCAACCTCAACGGTGCTGCTCATTGAAGCTGGCGATTCATTTGGTTTGTTAAGTAAAATACCTTTGCTGACCACCTTCCAGCAAAAAGGTCTGAATGATTGGGGATTTGTATCAGAGCCACAGGTTTATTCTTCGCGCGGACTTGGAGAACAG CGGCAGTACTTGCCTCGTGGTAAAGGACTTGGTGGTTCTGCCATGTTAAATTATATGCTGCATTTCGACGGAGAACCTCGTGATTTTGAAAGGTGGAGCAGTAGACACAATTTGACTGATTGGCGCTGGAAGGACATTCGACCTTTCCTTACTGCTGTGCGTACACAGACTCATTCCCTTTTTGAGATACCAACGGACTATTCGAAAATAACGCAGGCtctatacaattttaaaaaagaatctTCGAAAAAGAATTGGCGGTTTCGTCGTGCCCGTTATACAATCAAAAATGGGCTGCGTCACAATGTATTTCATCAATTTCTGCAGCCGTCTCTCGCGCGTCGCAATCTCTTCACACTTACCAATGCGTATTTGAAGCGCTTGAACCTCGTTTACATCGACGAAGAAAAGAGCGAGGTGCAGACTATTTTAGTTGGCGTGATGGATAAGAAAAATCATGAGGAATACGTTTTCAGCATAGATGTGGAATGTGAGGTGATACTTTGCGCAGGCGCTTATCAATCTCCACAAATACTACTGGCCTCCGGTATTGGCGATGCCTCGCTGTTTGAAGCATTGGATATGCGGCAACAGTTACAGCTGCCATTAGTGGGCGAAAATCTACACGATCATCTTAATCTGCCGCTCTTCGTATCCATTGATACGGTGGGCCCAACACTTAATCAACGCGCTCTGCTTAATCCCCTACAAATTTTGAACTATTTGGTAAACGGTTATGGTCATTTGGGTAATTTCGGTGTTTTGGGTCACATCGATTCCAACTACGAAGATAGCTTTGGTTTGACTTTTTTCGGTGTTGGAGCGGTGGACGAAAGCGCCTTAATGtcaatttccaattttaaaCAGGAGTATTTTCGCGCGCTCTTCCCGCGCTATCACAACACTTCACAGGAGGGATTCGTGCTGATATCCACATGCCTGCAGCCGAAGTCTCGTGGCACTGTTTCGATCAGCATGCCCAATACCCGTTGGAAACCAATTATCGATCCGAATTATCTGCGTGAGGCCGGCGATATTGATTGCACGATCCGCGCTATACGCGCTGCCGTGGAGGTTGTGAAATCGGCAAGCTTTGCTTCCCTTAATCCGCGCATCCATTGGCCAAAGTTTGATGAGTGCAAAAAATATGGACCAACGGAGCGGGATTTTGTGGAAAATATGCCGACAGACAGGTATTTGGAGTGTGTGATGAG ATATGTGGGTCTGGGTTCACATCATCCCGGCGGCACTTGTGTAATGGGCACATCAGCAAATAATAGTGTCGTGGATTCGAAGTTCAA GGTACACGGCGTCGAAAATCTGCGTGTCATTGATGCAAGCGTGTTACCAACGCCCATTTCTGGCAATCCTAATTCCATAATAATTGGTATGGCAATTCGCGGCGCCACAATAATTCTAcagaaggaaaaaattaaaaagaaatga
- the LOC120782485 gene encoding neither inactivation nor afterpotential protein G isoform X2, which produces MHFQQVLFLGAIAIAFLAFLWFAFVSLFGDNTPNELNPQAGYAFDYIVVGAGTAGSVVASLLAKHSPTSTVLLIEAGDSFGLLSKIPLLTTFQQKGLNDWGFVSEPQVYSSRGLGEQRQYLPRGKGLGGSAMLNYMLHFDGEPRDFERWSSRHNLTDWRWKDIRPFLTAVRTQTHSLFEIPTDYSKITQALYNFKKESSKKNWRFRRARYTIKNGLRHNVFHQFLQPSLARRNLFTLTNAYLKRLNLVYIDEEKSEVQTILVGVMDKKNHEEYVFSIDVECEVILCAGAYQSPQILLASGIGDASLFEALDMRQQLQLPLVGENLHDHLNLPLFVSIDTVGPTLNQRALLNPLQILNYLVNGYGHLGNFGVLGHIDSNYEDSFGLTFFGVGAVDESALMSISNFKQEYFRALFPRYHNTSQEGFVLISTCLQPKSRGTVSISMPNTRWKPIIDPNYLREAGDIDCTIRAIRAAVEVVKSASFASLNPRIHWPKFDECKKYGPTERDFVENMPTDRYLECVMRYVGLGSHHPGGTCVMGTSANNSVVDSKFKVHGVENLRVIDASVLPTPISGNPNSIIIGMAIRGATIILQKEKIKKK; this is translated from the exons atgcattttcagC AAGTCTTGTTCCTCGGTGCCATTGCCATCgcctttttggcttttttgtggTTTGCATTTGTTTCGTTGTTTGGCGATAACACACCAAATGAGCTAAACCCTCAAGCGGGCTATGCTTTCGACTACATAGTGG ttggtGCTGGCACAGCAGGTTCAGTGGTGGCTTCCTTGCTCGCCAAGCATAGTCCAACCTCAACGGTGCTGCTCATTGAAGCTGGCGATTCATTTGGTTTGTTAAGTAAAATACCTTTGCTGACCACCTTCCAGCAAAAAGGTCTGAATGATTGGGGATTTGTATCAGAGCCACAGGTTTATTCTTCGCGCGGACTTGGAGAACAG CGGCAGTACTTGCCTCGTGGTAAAGGACTTGGTGGTTCTGCCATGTTAAATTATATGCTGCATTTCGACGGAGAACCTCGTGATTTTGAAAGGTGGAGCAGTAGACACAATTTGACTGATTGGCGCTGGAAGGACATTCGACCTTTCCTTACTGCTGTGCGTACACAGACTCATTCCCTTTTTGAGATACCAACGGACTATTCGAAAATAACGCAGGCtctatacaattttaaaaaagaatctTCGAAAAAGAATTGGCGGTTTCGTCGTGCCCGTTATACAATCAAAAATGGGCTGCGTCACAATGTATTTCATCAATTTCTGCAGCCGTCTCTCGCGCGTCGCAATCTCTTCACACTTACCAATGCGTATTTGAAGCGCTTGAACCTCGTTTACATCGACGAAGAAAAGAGCGAGGTGCAGACTATTTTAGTTGGCGTGATGGATAAGAAAAATCATGAGGAATACGTTTTCAGCATAGATGTGGAATGTGAGGTGATACTTTGCGCAGGCGCTTATCAATCTCCACAAATACTACTGGCCTCCGGTATTGGCGATGCCTCGCTGTTTGAAGCATTGGATATGCGGCAACAGTTACAGCTGCCATTAGTGGGCGAAAATCTACACGATCATCTTAATCTGCCGCTCTTCGTATCCATTGATACGGTGGGCCCAACACTTAATCAACGCGCTCTGCTTAATCCCCTACAAATTTTGAACTATTTGGTAAACGGTTATGGTCATTTGGGTAATTTCGGTGTTTTGGGTCACATCGATTCCAACTACGAAGATAGCTTTGGTTTGACTTTTTTCGGTGTTGGAGCGGTGGACGAAAGCGCCTTAATGtcaatttccaattttaaaCAGGAGTATTTTCGCGCGCTCTTCCCGCGCTATCACAACACTTCACAGGAGGGATTCGTGCTGATATCCACATGCCTGCAGCCGAAGTCTCGTGGCACTGTTTCGATCAGCATGCCCAATACCCGTTGGAAACCAATTATCGATCCGAATTATCTGCGTGAGGCCGGCGATATTGATTGCACGATCCGCGCTATACGCGCTGCCGTGGAGGTTGTGAAATCGGCAAGCTTTGCTTCCCTTAATCCGCGCATCCATTGGCCAAAGTTTGATGAGTGCAAAAAATATGGACCAACGGAGCGGGATTTTGTGGAAAATATGCCGACAGACAGGTATTTGGAGTGTGTGATGAG ATATGTGGGTCTGGGTTCACATCATCCCGGCGGCACTTGTGTAATGGGCACATCAGCAAATAATAGTGTCGTGGATTCGAAGTTCAA GGTACACGGCGTCGAAAATCTGCGTGTCATTGATGCAAGCGTGTTACCAACGCCCATTTCTGGCAATCCTAATTCCATAATAATTGGTATGGCAATTCGCGGCGCCACAATAATTCTAcagaaggaaaaaattaaaaagaaatga
- the LOC120782485 gene encoding neither inactivation nor afterpotential protein G isoform X3, which translates to MHFQLLFLGAIAIAFLAFLWFAFVSLFGDNTPNELNPQAGYAFDYIVVGAGTAGSVVASLLAKHSPTSTVLLIEAGDSFGLLSKIPLLTTFQQKGLNDWGFVSEPQVYSSRGLGEQRQYLPRGKGLGGSAMLNYMLHFDGEPRDFERWSSRHNLTDWRWKDIRPFLTAVRTQTHSLFEIPTDYSKITQALYNFKKESSKKNWRFRRARYTIKNGLRHNVFHQFLQPSLARRNLFTLTNAYLKRLNLVYIDEEKSEVQTILVGVMDKKNHEEYVFSIDVECEVILCAGAYQSPQILLASGIGDASLFEALDMRQQLQLPLVGENLHDHLNLPLFVSIDTVGPTLNQRALLNPLQILNYLVNGYGHLGNFGVLGHIDSNYEDSFGLTFFGVGAVDESALMSISNFKQEYFRALFPRYHNTSQEGFVLISTCLQPKSRGTVSISMPNTRWKPIIDPNYLREAGDIDCTIRAIRAAVEVVKSASFASLNPRIHWPKFDECKKYGPTERDFVENMPTDRYLECVMRYVGLGSHHPGGTCVMGTSANNSVVDSKFKVHGVENLRVIDASVLPTPISGNPNSIIIGMAIRGATIILQKEKIKKK; encoded by the exons atgcattttcagC TCTTGTTCCTCGGTGCCATTGCCATCgcctttttggcttttttgtggTTTGCATTTGTTTCGTTGTTTGGCGATAACACACCAAATGAGCTAAACCCTCAAGCGGGCTATGCTTTCGACTACATAGTGG ttggtGCTGGCACAGCAGGTTCAGTGGTGGCTTCCTTGCTCGCCAAGCATAGTCCAACCTCAACGGTGCTGCTCATTGAAGCTGGCGATTCATTTGGTTTGTTAAGTAAAATACCTTTGCTGACCACCTTCCAGCAAAAAGGTCTGAATGATTGGGGATTTGTATCAGAGCCACAGGTTTATTCTTCGCGCGGACTTGGAGAACAG CGGCAGTACTTGCCTCGTGGTAAAGGACTTGGTGGTTCTGCCATGTTAAATTATATGCTGCATTTCGACGGAGAACCTCGTGATTTTGAAAGGTGGAGCAGTAGACACAATTTGACTGATTGGCGCTGGAAGGACATTCGACCTTTCCTTACTGCTGTGCGTACACAGACTCATTCCCTTTTTGAGATACCAACGGACTATTCGAAAATAACGCAGGCtctatacaattttaaaaaagaatctTCGAAAAAGAATTGGCGGTTTCGTCGTGCCCGTTATACAATCAAAAATGGGCTGCGTCACAATGTATTTCATCAATTTCTGCAGCCGTCTCTCGCGCGTCGCAATCTCTTCACACTTACCAATGCGTATTTGAAGCGCTTGAACCTCGTTTACATCGACGAAGAAAAGAGCGAGGTGCAGACTATTTTAGTTGGCGTGATGGATAAGAAAAATCATGAGGAATACGTTTTCAGCATAGATGTGGAATGTGAGGTGATACTTTGCGCAGGCGCTTATCAATCTCCACAAATACTACTGGCCTCCGGTATTGGCGATGCCTCGCTGTTTGAAGCATTGGATATGCGGCAACAGTTACAGCTGCCATTAGTGGGCGAAAATCTACACGATCATCTTAATCTGCCGCTCTTCGTATCCATTGATACGGTGGGCCCAACACTTAATCAACGCGCTCTGCTTAATCCCCTACAAATTTTGAACTATTTGGTAAACGGTTATGGTCATTTGGGTAATTTCGGTGTTTTGGGTCACATCGATTCCAACTACGAAGATAGCTTTGGTTTGACTTTTTTCGGTGTTGGAGCGGTGGACGAAAGCGCCTTAATGtcaatttccaattttaaaCAGGAGTATTTTCGCGCGCTCTTCCCGCGCTATCACAACACTTCACAGGAGGGATTCGTGCTGATATCCACATGCCTGCAGCCGAAGTCTCGTGGCACTGTTTCGATCAGCATGCCCAATACCCGTTGGAAACCAATTATCGATCCGAATTATCTGCGTGAGGCCGGCGATATTGATTGCACGATCCGCGCTATACGCGCTGCCGTGGAGGTTGTGAAATCGGCAAGCTTTGCTTCCCTTAATCCGCGCATCCATTGGCCAAAGTTTGATGAGTGCAAAAAATATGGACCAACGGAGCGGGATTTTGTGGAAAATATGCCGACAGACAGGTATTTGGAGTGTGTGATGAG ATATGTGGGTCTGGGTTCACATCATCCCGGCGGCACTTGTGTAATGGGCACATCAGCAAATAATAGTGTCGTGGATTCGAAGTTCAA GGTACACGGCGTCGAAAATCTGCGTGTCATTGATGCAAGCGTGTTACCAACGCCCATTTCTGGCAATCCTAATTCCATAATAATTGGTATGGCAATTCGCGGCGCCACAATAATTCTAcagaaggaaaaaattaaaaagaaatga